Proteins found in one Lycium ferocissimum isolate CSIRO_LF1 chromosome 6, AGI_CSIRO_Lferr_CH_V1, whole genome shotgun sequence genomic segment:
- the LOC132059861 gene encoding protein PHYLLO, chloroplastic isoform X3, producing MGLHMIGTYSKHRQSNMVAVPPSAKSLNWFCCQPESSGVFPQFFLSKEREKPSCKSVLLGHTRGTFGIGAAINLKGFSATKKYGESGRCAVESTPVVAYGFLDLSFDTISSSMKQEAGSFYFFVPQIELVEFEGASILSTTVAWNDSCICTFEEALQAYESSLLQASRNFSSVEDGCCSNRIGASLKKVHIKEGQAQMVYANLHKLFEKHVGPGAVELKDASCYSSQFVARLSPAFAISNNMHQHNDNTQFTCRLKDCANINILWASLIIEECTRLGLTYFCVAPGSRSSPLALAASTHPTASCIACIDERSLAFHAVGYAKGSHKPAVVITSSGTAVSNLHPAVVEASQEFVPLLLLTADRPPELQDVGANQAINQVNHFGPFVRHFLCLPAPTDDISARMVLTSIDAAVHIATSSPSGPVHINCPFREPLENSPRTWNPICLTGLDSWMSTSVPFTSYIRVQHSYRYNYSTFMDEALEVIKKANRGLLLLGAIHREDDIWAALLLAKHLSWPVVVDILSGLRLRKYFVPFSDFDDRILFIDHLDHMLLSDSIKDWMKADVIIQIGSRITSKRVAQLLESCFPCSYVMVDNHPSRHDPSHIVTHRIQCAVPQFADYLITACTPHASSKWECFLQALNSVAARDISFLINSEYSLTEPCVAQMTLEAIHCESAVFLGNSMPIRDADMYACNSNWVEPTRDAAIFSSELQCHWVQVAANRGASGIDGVLSTAVGFAVGCNKRVLCVVGDVSFLHDTNGLSLLRKQMSRKPMTIVVINNRGGAIFSLLPLANMTARSILDQYFYTSHNVSIHNLCMAHGVKHLKVQSKMELQDALLASQMDKEDFVIEVDSTIDANAAFHSMLTKVSQQGVDHAFNSLSKLTVLNSMNDGLITSIVSKMQYSKYRIQLSSPPTSSSASHISTYHREGFIISLYLEDGNTGYGEVAPLEIHKENLLDVEEQLQFLIHVVEGVTIDQCLPLLKGSFSRWLWHSLGIQPNSIFPSVRFGLEMAVLNAIAAREGSSLFNVLRGQTEESTGSPVDVKVCALLESNGGPNEMALVATTLVKEGFTAIKLKVARQADPTVDIEIIKEVRKKVGWEIELRADANRNWNYDEAVKFGLSVKDSGLQYIEEPVNDEDDIIKFCEETGLPVALDETINIIRKNHLKVLAKYTHPMIVAFVIKPSVIGGFENAALLARWAHQQGKMAVISATFESSLGLSALILFSRYVDLLKFDTGRLLDKEENSCIAHGLGTYQWLREDVSRKPLTIGYNPCNGVVEASVTDAGQILQHFQFNQDAVVCDCTSGEVHTYEFVVDLEGTSICLNVQEIGKNDDSSVVVFLHGFLGTGGDWISIMKAISGSARCIAVDLPGHGRSKFLGQDSGLEEPELSIMALANILQQLFDSLQCQKVVLVGYSMGARISLYMALRYNNKVAGAVILSGSPGLIDEDARKVRRAKDDFAACSLASSGLEPFLDAWYSADLWNSLRTHPHFNNILASRLQHCDLKNLGRVLSDLSVGRQPPLWEDLKSCRVPLQLIVGEKDVKFKKIAQKMHDTMCQSTETMNVPEIVEIPYSGHAAHIENPLLVISAISQFIREVEFKNHSN from the exons ATGGGATTACATATGATTGGAACCTATTCTAAACATAGACAATCAAACATG GTTGCTGTTCCTCCCAGTGCAAAATCTTTGAATTGGTTTTGCTGTCAACCCGAGTCATCAGGGGTATTTCCGCAATTTTTCCTTTCGAAGGAGAGAGAAAAACCATCATGTAAGTCAGTTTTATTGGGTCATACTCGTGGGACCTTCGGAATTGGCGCAGCAATCAACTTGAAGGGCTTTTCTGCCACTAAAAAATATGGTGAATCTGGAAG ATGTGCTGTTGAATCAACACCAGTGGTGGCTTACGGATTTTTGGACTTAAGTTTTGATACAATATCGTCTTCCATGAAGCAAGAAGCTGGGTCATTCTACTTCTTCGTTCCCCAG ATTGAACTAGTGGAGTTCGAAGGTGCTTCTATCTTATCTACAACGGTGGCATGGAACGACTCTTGTATATGTACCTTCGAGGAGGCTCTTCAAGCATATGAATCGTCACTTTTGCAG GCTTCACGTAACTTTAGTTCTGTAGAAGATGGATGCTGCAGCAATCGCATTGGTGCGTCTCTTAAAAAGGTCCATATAAAGGAGGGACAAGCTCAAATG GTATATGCAAATCTTCACAAACTGTTTGAAAAACACGTTGGGCCTGGTGCTGTGGAACTG AAAGATGCCTCATGCTATTCCAGCCAGTTTGTCGCAAGACTATCACCTGCTTTTGCAATTTCGAATAATATG CATCAACACAATGATAACACACAATTTACTTGCCGCTTGAAAGATTGCGCAAACATCAATATCCTGTGGGCATCGCTAATAATTGAGGAATGCACTCGACTTGGTCTGACG TATTTTTGTGTAGCTCCAGGATCACGGTCATCTCCTCTTGCTCTTGCTGCTTCTACTCATCCTACTGCAAGTTGTATTGCATGCATCGATGAGCGCTCACTTGCATTTCATGCTGTTGGTTATGCTAAAGGTTCTCATAAACCTGCTgttgtcatcacatcatcaggCACAGCAGTTTCAAATCTTCACCCTGCT GTCGTGGAAGCCAGTCAAGAATTTGTTCCGCTGCTGTTACTTACCGCAGACCGTCCTCCAGAGCTGCAAGATGTCGGAGCAAACCAAGCCATCAATCAGGTCAATCATTTCGGTCCATTTGTGAGGCACTTCCTCTGTCTTCCTGCGCCGACTGATGATATTTCTGCAAGAATGGTGCTTACCTCCATTGACGCTGCTGTTCATATTGCAACTTCTTCACCAAGTGGTCCAGTTCATATCAACTGCCCTTTTCGAGAACCACTGGAAAATAGTCCAAGAACGTGGAACCCTATTTGTTTAACAGGGTTAGACTCTTGGATGTCAACTAGTGTACCTTTTACCAGCTATATCCGAGTTCAACATTCTTATAGATACAATTACAGTACCTTTATGGATGAAGCTCTGGAAGTGATAAAAAAGGCAAATAGAGGCCTTTTATTGCTTGGCGCTATACACCGGGAGGATGACATATGGGCTGCTCTTCTTCTTGCTAAACACCTTTCATGGCCCGTTGTCGTGGACATTCTGTCAGGTCTCCGATTGAGGAAATATTTTGTTCCATTTTCTGATTTTGACGATAGAATTCTTTTTATCGATCATCTAGATCATATGCTGCTTTCAGACTCCATCAAGGATTGGATGAAGGCAGATGTGATAATCCAG ATTGGAAGTCGCATAACAAGCAAGCGTGTGGCTCAACTGCTAGAGAGCTGCTTTCCATGTTCATACGTAATGGTTGACAATCACCCAAGTCGTCATGATCCTTCACATATTGTGACGCATAGGATCCAGTGTGCGGTTCCTCAATTTGCAGATTATTTAATTACAGCTTGTACACCACATGCTAGCAGCAAATGGGAATGTTTTTTACAAGCATTGAACAGTGTG GCTGCACGGGATATCTCATTTCTAATCAATTCTGAGTACTCCTTGACTGAGCCTTGTGTTGCACAAATGACTCTGGAAGCTATTCACTGCGAGTCTGCTGTATTTTTGGGTAACAGCATGCCAATACGTGATGCAGACATGTATGCATGTAACTCTAACTGGGTAGAGCCTACCCGTGATGCAGCCATATTCAGCTCAGAATTACAATGCCACTGGGTTCAGGTTGCCGCTAATAGAGGGGCTAGTGGTATTGATGGTGTGCTTAGCACAGCTGTTGGTTTTGCAGTTGGATGCAACAAAAGA GTACTTTGTGTAGTTGGAGATGTTTCTTTTCTGCATGACACAAATGGGCTGTCCCTTTTGAGAAAGCA GATGTCCCGGAAGCCCATGACTATAGTTGTTATTAACAACCGCGGTGGTGCCATATTCAGTCTTCTTCCTCTTGCGAATATGACTGCAAGAAGCATTTTAGACCAGTATTTCTACACATCTCATAATGTTTCAATTCACAACCTTTGCATGGCACACGG TGTGAAGCATTTGAAAGTACAGAGCAAAATGGAACTACAAGATGCTCTGTTAGCATCTCAAATGGACAAGGAAGATTTTGTCATAGAGGTTGATAGCACCATTGATGCCAATGCTGCCTTTCATAG TATGTTGACGAAAGTTTCACAGCAAGGAGTGGATCATGCTTTCAACAGCCTTTCAAAACTTACTGTTTTGAATTCCATGAATGATGGGTTGATAACCAGCATAGTTAGTAAAATGCAGTACTCAAAATATAG AATTCAGCTGTCCTCTCCTCCTACTTCATCTTCTGCCAGTCACATATCCACCTACCACCGAGAAGGCTTCATTATAAGTTTGTATCTTGAAGATGGTAACACTGGTTATGGAGAG gTTGCACCTCTTGAGATCCACAAAGAAAACCTACTTGATGTTGAAGAGCAGCTTCAGTTCCTTATTCATGTTGTAGAAGGAGTTACTATTGACCAGTGCCTTCCTTTGCTAAAGGGTTCATTTTCTCGTTGGTTGTGGCACAGTCTAGGTATTCAG CCCAATTCAATTTTCCCAAGTGTGAGATTTGGCCTGGAGATGGCTGTCCTCAATGCTATTGCAGCTAGAGAAGGTTCAAGCCTGTTTAATGTACTACGCGGACAAACAGAAGAATCAACTGGCAGTCCTGTAGATGTCAAAGTTTGTGCACTACTTGAGTCTAATGGTGGTCCCAACGAAATGGCTCTTGTTGCAACAACACTTGTCAAAGAAGGATTTACTGCTATAAAGCTAAAG GTAGCACGTCAAGCAGATCCCACTGTGGACATTGAAATTATAAAGGAGGTAAGAAAGAAAGTTGGTTGGGAGATTGAGCTGCGTGCTGATGCAAATCGAAATTGGAACTATGATGAAGCTGTTAAATTTGGCCTTTCTGTAAAAGATAGTGGCCTGCAGTATATTGAG GAGCCTGttaatgatgaagatgatatAATCAAGTTCTGCGAGGAGACTGGCTTGCCAGTAGCTCTGGATGAAACTATCAACATTATAAGAAAGAATCACCTTAAAGTGCTCGCAAAGTACACTCACCCAATGATAGTTGCTTTT GTTATCAAACCAAGCGTCATTGGGGGTTTCGAAAATGCAGCGTTGCTTGCGCGATGGGCTCACCAGCAGGGAAAGATGGCTGTTATCAGTGCCACATTCGAGAGTTCTTTGGGGTTGTCAGCTCTGATTCTTTTCTCACGGTATGTTGACCTGCTGAAGTTCGATACAGGTAGATTGCTTGACAAGGAAGAGAACTCTTGCATAGCCCATGGTCTTGGAACTTATCAATGGCTTAGGGAAGATGTTAGCAGAAAGCCTTTAACGATTGGCTATAATCCTTGCAATGGTGTTGTGGAGGCATCTGTTACTGATGCTGGACAGATCCTGCAGCATTTTCAGTTCAACCAAGATGCAGTTGTTTGTGATTGTACTTCCGGAGAAGTTCATACATATGAATTTGTAGTTGATCTTGAGGGCACCTCTATCTGTCTTAATGTGCAAGAAATTGGAAAGAACGATGAT AGTAGTGTAGTCGTGTTTCTTCATGGCTTCCTTGGAACTGGAGGAGATTGGATCTCTATTATGAAGGCTATCTCAGGCTCAGCTAGATGCATTGCAGTGGACCTACCTGGACATGGAAGATCAAAGTTTCTCGGCCAAGATTCTGGTTTAGAGGAACCAGAGTTGTCAATTATGGCCCTTGCAAATATATTGCAGCAGTTGTTTGACAGTCTACAGTGTCAAAAAGTTGTTCTTGTTGGATATTCTATGGGAGCAAGGATTTCACTCTACATGGCCCTAAGATACAACAACAAG GTTGCTGGAGCTGTTATATTATCTGGAAGTCCTGGATTGATAGATGAAGATGCGAGAAAAGTCCGTAGGGCCAAGGATGATTTTGCAGCCTGCTCTCTTGCTTCTTCTGGCTTAGAGCCTTTTTTAGATGCTTGGTATTCCGCAGATCTCTGGAATAG TTTAAGAACTCATCCACATTTCAATAATATTCTTGCGAGCCGATTGCAGCATTGTGATCTGAAAAATCTCGGGAGAGTATTATCAGATTTGAGTGTTGGGAGACAGCC GCCATTATGGGAAGATCTGAAGAGCTGCAGGGTACCTCTTCAGTTGATTGTTGGAGAGAAAGAtgttaaatttaagaaaattgcTCAAAAGATGCACGACACAATGTGCCAGAGCACGGAGACTATGAACGTTCCAGAAATAGTTGAAATTCCATATTCTGGTCATGCTGCACATATTGAGAATCCTCTCCTTGTGATCAGTGCAATAAGCCAGTTTATCAGAGAAGTTGAGTTCAAAAATCATAGTAATTAA
- the LOC132059861 gene encoding protein PHYLLO, chloroplastic isoform X4 — translation MHQHNDNTQFTCRLKDCANINILWASLIIEECTRLGLTYFCVAPGSRSSPLALAASTHPTASCIACIDERSLAFHAVGYAKGSHKPAVVITSSGTAVSNLHPAVVEASQEFVPLLLLTADRPPELQDVGANQAINQVNHFGPFVRHFLCLPAPTDDISARMVLTSIDAAVHIATSSPSGPVHINCPFREPLENSPRTWNPICLTGLDSWMSTSVPFTSYIRVQHSYRYNYSTFMDEALEVIKKANRGLLLLGAIHREDDIWAALLLAKHLSWPVVVDILSGLRLRKYFVPFSDFDDRILFIDHLDHMLLSDSIKDWMKADVIIQIGSRITSKRVAQLLESCFPCSYVMVDNHPSRHDPSHIVTHRIQCAVPQFADYLITACTPHASSKWECFLQALNSVAARDISFLINSEYSLTEPCVAQMTLEAIHCESAVFLGNSMPIRDADMYACNSNWVEPTRDAAIFSSELQCHWVQVAANRGASGIDGVLSTAVGFAVGCNKRVLCVVGDVSFLHDTNGLSLLRKQMSRKPMTIVVINNRGGAIFSLLPLANMTARSILDQYFYTSHNVSIHNLCMAHGVKHLKVQSKMELQDALLASQMDKEDFVIEVDSTIDANAAFHSMLTKVSQQGVDHAFNSLSKLTVLNSMNDGLITSIVSKMQYSKYRIQLSSPPTSSSASHISTYHREGFIISLYLEDGNTGYGEVAPLEIHKENLLDVEEQLQFLIHVVEGVTIDQCLPLLKGSFSRWLWHSLGIQPNSIFPSVRFGLEMAVLNAIAAREGSSLFNVLRGQTEESTGSPVDVKVCALLESNGGPNEMALVATTLVKEGFTAIKLKVARQADPTVDIEIIKEVRKKVGWEIELRADANRNWNYDEAVKFGLSVKDSGLQYIEEPVNDEDDIIKFCEETGLPVALDETINIIRKNHLKVLAKYTHPMIVAFVIKPSVIGGFENAALLARWAHQQGKMAVISATFESSLGLSALILFSRYVDLLKFDTGRLLDKEENSCIAHGLGTYQWLREDVSRKPLTIGYNPCNGVVEASVTDAGQILQHFQFNQDAVVCDCTSGEVHTYEFVVDLEGTSICLNVQEIGKNDDSSVVVFLHGFLGTGGDWISIMKAISGSARCIAVDLPGHGRSKFLGQDSGLEEPELSIMALANILQQLFDSLQCQKVVLVGYSMGARISLYMALRYNNKVAGAVILSGSPGLIDEDARKVRRAKDDFAACSLASSGLEPFLDAWYSADLWNSLRTHPHFNNILASRLQHCDLKNLGRVLSDLSVGRQPPLWEDLKSCRVPLQLIVGEKDVKFKKIAQKMHDTMCQSTETMNVPEIVEIPYSGHAAHIENPLLVISAISQFIREVEFKNHSN, via the exons ATG CATCAACACAATGATAACACACAATTTACTTGCCGCTTGAAAGATTGCGCAAACATCAATATCCTGTGGGCATCGCTAATAATTGAGGAATGCACTCGACTTGGTCTGACG TATTTTTGTGTAGCTCCAGGATCACGGTCATCTCCTCTTGCTCTTGCTGCTTCTACTCATCCTACTGCAAGTTGTATTGCATGCATCGATGAGCGCTCACTTGCATTTCATGCTGTTGGTTATGCTAAAGGTTCTCATAAACCTGCTgttgtcatcacatcatcaggCACAGCAGTTTCAAATCTTCACCCTGCT GTCGTGGAAGCCAGTCAAGAATTTGTTCCGCTGCTGTTACTTACCGCAGACCGTCCTCCAGAGCTGCAAGATGTCGGAGCAAACCAAGCCATCAATCAGGTCAATCATTTCGGTCCATTTGTGAGGCACTTCCTCTGTCTTCCTGCGCCGACTGATGATATTTCTGCAAGAATGGTGCTTACCTCCATTGACGCTGCTGTTCATATTGCAACTTCTTCACCAAGTGGTCCAGTTCATATCAACTGCCCTTTTCGAGAACCACTGGAAAATAGTCCAAGAACGTGGAACCCTATTTGTTTAACAGGGTTAGACTCTTGGATGTCAACTAGTGTACCTTTTACCAGCTATATCCGAGTTCAACATTCTTATAGATACAATTACAGTACCTTTATGGATGAAGCTCTGGAAGTGATAAAAAAGGCAAATAGAGGCCTTTTATTGCTTGGCGCTATACACCGGGAGGATGACATATGGGCTGCTCTTCTTCTTGCTAAACACCTTTCATGGCCCGTTGTCGTGGACATTCTGTCAGGTCTCCGATTGAGGAAATATTTTGTTCCATTTTCTGATTTTGACGATAGAATTCTTTTTATCGATCATCTAGATCATATGCTGCTTTCAGACTCCATCAAGGATTGGATGAAGGCAGATGTGATAATCCAG ATTGGAAGTCGCATAACAAGCAAGCGTGTGGCTCAACTGCTAGAGAGCTGCTTTCCATGTTCATACGTAATGGTTGACAATCACCCAAGTCGTCATGATCCTTCACATATTGTGACGCATAGGATCCAGTGTGCGGTTCCTCAATTTGCAGATTATTTAATTACAGCTTGTACACCACATGCTAGCAGCAAATGGGAATGTTTTTTACAAGCATTGAACAGTGTG GCTGCACGGGATATCTCATTTCTAATCAATTCTGAGTACTCCTTGACTGAGCCTTGTGTTGCACAAATGACTCTGGAAGCTATTCACTGCGAGTCTGCTGTATTTTTGGGTAACAGCATGCCAATACGTGATGCAGACATGTATGCATGTAACTCTAACTGGGTAGAGCCTACCCGTGATGCAGCCATATTCAGCTCAGAATTACAATGCCACTGGGTTCAGGTTGCCGCTAATAGAGGGGCTAGTGGTATTGATGGTGTGCTTAGCACAGCTGTTGGTTTTGCAGTTGGATGCAACAAAAGA GTACTTTGTGTAGTTGGAGATGTTTCTTTTCTGCATGACACAAATGGGCTGTCCCTTTTGAGAAAGCA GATGTCCCGGAAGCCCATGACTATAGTTGTTATTAACAACCGCGGTGGTGCCATATTCAGTCTTCTTCCTCTTGCGAATATGACTGCAAGAAGCATTTTAGACCAGTATTTCTACACATCTCATAATGTTTCAATTCACAACCTTTGCATGGCACACGG TGTGAAGCATTTGAAAGTACAGAGCAAAATGGAACTACAAGATGCTCTGTTAGCATCTCAAATGGACAAGGAAGATTTTGTCATAGAGGTTGATAGCACCATTGATGCCAATGCTGCCTTTCATAG TATGTTGACGAAAGTTTCACAGCAAGGAGTGGATCATGCTTTCAACAGCCTTTCAAAACTTACTGTTTTGAATTCCATGAATGATGGGTTGATAACCAGCATAGTTAGTAAAATGCAGTACTCAAAATATAG AATTCAGCTGTCCTCTCCTCCTACTTCATCTTCTGCCAGTCACATATCCACCTACCACCGAGAAGGCTTCATTATAAGTTTGTATCTTGAAGATGGTAACACTGGTTATGGAGAG gTTGCACCTCTTGAGATCCACAAAGAAAACCTACTTGATGTTGAAGAGCAGCTTCAGTTCCTTATTCATGTTGTAGAAGGAGTTACTATTGACCAGTGCCTTCCTTTGCTAAAGGGTTCATTTTCTCGTTGGTTGTGGCACAGTCTAGGTATTCAG CCCAATTCAATTTTCCCAAGTGTGAGATTTGGCCTGGAGATGGCTGTCCTCAATGCTATTGCAGCTAGAGAAGGTTCAAGCCTGTTTAATGTACTACGCGGACAAACAGAAGAATCAACTGGCAGTCCTGTAGATGTCAAAGTTTGTGCACTACTTGAGTCTAATGGTGGTCCCAACGAAATGGCTCTTGTTGCAACAACACTTGTCAAAGAAGGATTTACTGCTATAAAGCTAAAG GTAGCACGTCAAGCAGATCCCACTGTGGACATTGAAATTATAAAGGAGGTAAGAAAGAAAGTTGGTTGGGAGATTGAGCTGCGTGCTGATGCAAATCGAAATTGGAACTATGATGAAGCTGTTAAATTTGGCCTTTCTGTAAAAGATAGTGGCCTGCAGTATATTGAG GAGCCTGttaatgatgaagatgatatAATCAAGTTCTGCGAGGAGACTGGCTTGCCAGTAGCTCTGGATGAAACTATCAACATTATAAGAAAGAATCACCTTAAAGTGCTCGCAAAGTACACTCACCCAATGATAGTTGCTTTT GTTATCAAACCAAGCGTCATTGGGGGTTTCGAAAATGCAGCGTTGCTTGCGCGATGGGCTCACCAGCAGGGAAAGATGGCTGTTATCAGTGCCACATTCGAGAGTTCTTTGGGGTTGTCAGCTCTGATTCTTTTCTCACGGTATGTTGACCTGCTGAAGTTCGATACAGGTAGATTGCTTGACAAGGAAGAGAACTCTTGCATAGCCCATGGTCTTGGAACTTATCAATGGCTTAGGGAAGATGTTAGCAGAAAGCCTTTAACGATTGGCTATAATCCTTGCAATGGTGTTGTGGAGGCATCTGTTACTGATGCTGGACAGATCCTGCAGCATTTTCAGTTCAACCAAGATGCAGTTGTTTGTGATTGTACTTCCGGAGAAGTTCATACATATGAATTTGTAGTTGATCTTGAGGGCACCTCTATCTGTCTTAATGTGCAAGAAATTGGAAAGAACGATGAT AGTAGTGTAGTCGTGTTTCTTCATGGCTTCCTTGGAACTGGAGGAGATTGGATCTCTATTATGAAGGCTATCTCAGGCTCAGCTAGATGCATTGCAGTGGACCTACCTGGACATGGAAGATCAAAGTTTCTCGGCCAAGATTCTGGTTTAGAGGAACCAGAGTTGTCAATTATGGCCCTTGCAAATATATTGCAGCAGTTGTTTGACAGTCTACAGTGTCAAAAAGTTGTTCTTGTTGGATATTCTATGGGAGCAAGGATTTCACTCTACATGGCCCTAAGATACAACAACAAG GTTGCTGGAGCTGTTATATTATCTGGAAGTCCTGGATTGATAGATGAAGATGCGAGAAAAGTCCGTAGGGCCAAGGATGATTTTGCAGCCTGCTCTCTTGCTTCTTCTGGCTTAGAGCCTTTTTTAGATGCTTGGTATTCCGCAGATCTCTGGAATAG TTTAAGAACTCATCCACATTTCAATAATATTCTTGCGAGCCGATTGCAGCATTGTGATCTGAAAAATCTCGGGAGAGTATTATCAGATTTGAGTGTTGGGAGACAGCC GCCATTATGGGAAGATCTGAAGAGCTGCAGGGTACCTCTTCAGTTGATTGTTGGAGAGAAAGAtgttaaatttaagaaaattgcTCAAAAGATGCACGACACAATGTGCCAGAGCACGGAGACTATGAACGTTCCAGAAATAGTTGAAATTCCATATTCTGGTCATGCTGCACATATTGAGAATCCTCTCCTTGTGATCAGTGCAATAAGCCAGTTTATCAGAGAAGTTGAGTTCAAAAATCATAGTAATTAA